The Thermodesulfobacterium sp. TA1 sequence GATAGGAAGTGGAATAGTAATTACCGGTGGTTCTTCTCTTATTCCTGGTTTAGTTTATTTGGCAGACCAGATGTTTGACCTCCCAGCAAGGATAGGTTATCCTATAAGACTTGCAGGACTTACAGAGGAAGTTTCTCATCCCCAATTTTCTACTGCAGTAGGTATGCTTCTTTATGCCTATAATTATGGAGAAAAAACGGAACCAACAGAAAAGGAAGAAGGATTTTTAGAAAAATTAAAAAAAATATACAAAAAATTTTTAAAAGGAGGATAACATGGGTATCTCTTTTGAGCTCTTAGATGAAGAAGTGAAGGTTCAACCTAACATTAAGGTAGTGGGAGTAGGTGGAGCTGGTGGCAATGCTATCGCTAACATGATTAGAAATAAACTTGTAGGGGTAGAATTTGTAGTGGCTAACACAGACTACAGGGTCCTTGAATTAAACCCAGCCCCGATTAAAATTCAATTGGGGAAAAAACTTACTAAAGGACTGGGAGCAGGTGGAAAGCCAGAAGTAGGTAGACAAGCAGCCGAGGAGAGCGAAAAAGAGATAAGAGATGTGTTAAAAGATGCAGACATGGTTTTTATAGCTGCAGGTATGGGAGGAGGTACAGGAACCGGTGCAGCTCCCGTGATAGCCAACATTTGTAAAGACCTTGGAATCCTAACAGTAGCGGTAGTAACCAAACCTTTCACTTTTGAAGGAAGACACAGGATAAAATTGGCTGAACAAGGCTTAGAAGAACTCTCCAAGTTTGTAGATACCTTGATTACTATTCCAAACGACCGTTTACTTACCCTTGGGTCTCCACAAGAAAGATTGTCGGATATGTTTAAAAAAGCAGACGATGTATTATATTATGCTGTAAGAGGTATTTCAGACCTTATTCTTTCTCCAGGTTATATCAACCTGGACTTTGCAGACGTTAAGGCAGTGATGAGTGAAAGTGGAGGTATGGCTTTGATGGGAATGGGAGAGGCTGTAGGAGATTCTAGGGCAGAAATCGCTACTCAGATGGCAGTTTATAGTCCTCTTTTAGATGACCTTACCCTTTCAGGTGCTAAAGGTGTATTACTTAATATAAGCGGACATTCTGAAACTTTGACTATTCAAGAAACTCAATTTATAACCACCATGATAGCCAAAGAGCTTCATCCAGACGCTAAAGTATATTGGGGTGTAGTTTTTGATGAATCCTTAGGAGATGCTTTAAGGGTTACGGTGATTGCTACAGGCCTTGAATCATCCAAAAAAGAAGAAAAAAACGGCAAAGTAGTAACCATAGAAGAGGGATTAAGAAGGAGAGAAGGCAAAGAAAAGTTTAATAAGATAGAGGAATATTCTTTAGAAGAGGAAGAAGTACTTGATATACCTACCTTTCTTAGAAGAAACGCAGATTAACGATTAAGATTAATTAGAGGGGGACTATGAAAGAGATAGCCACTTTTGATGACCCTGTTAGAAAACAACCCCTCACTTTAGCTATCTTTGATTTAGAAGAAATCCATAGACCACCTTTTCAGCGGGATATCTCAGAAAGTTTAAAAAAACATTTAGAGATGGCTATAGAAAAGTTAGGGTTTTTAACACCGATAGTAGTGGTAAATAAAAACGGAAAATATTATGTCGTTGACGGACAGCATCGTTTAGAGGCGATGAAGGACATAGGTGCAAGAGAGATAGTGGGAATAATCGTAGATGAAAGCCTTTATCATCATATTTTAGAATTTAACACCGAAAAGCCCCCAAACGTTAAAGAAAAGTCAAAACAAGCCTATCGATTGTATCAAGACCTGCTTAAAGAAGATGAAAATTTGATAGAAGAAGAGCTGTTTACCTATTTTAAAGACCCGATGTTTATTACTTTTGGTTTTGCTATAGAAGAGTTTGACCCAAAGTTTCCAGCCAGTTTTTATGAAAGTTTTGTGTCTAAAATAGACGAGTTTTTGAGAAAACCATTAAAAGAGTCAGCAGAAGAAAGAAGAAAGAGGGCGAAAGCTTTGATAGAGCTTAACCAAGTGGTTAATCAGAAATATGCAGAGTTTGGTTGGGATAACGCTCTTCTTAAAGGAGAGATCGTTAGAAAGGCAGTACAAAAAGCCTTTGGTGTAAGGGTAAGAACTATTGAAGAAGAGTTTTATTCAGCTATAAAATTGGTAAAACAGGCTTGCGAAAGCCTGACTCCACAAGATTTTGGAGAGGAAGAATGATGGAATTAGAATATCCTTTGGATTATAAGCCCATTTTAAGGTATGTAGATGTAATACCTGCTGAGCACGAAGGTCAACCGGTATTTTTTTTAAGAGACCCTTTAGGTTTTATAGATGAATTGGTAGTAGTGCCTCAATATCTTGCTTTTTTGCTTGCCTTGATGAACGGACAAAACGACCTAAGAGACTTACAGTCTGAAGCAACCAAACAGTTTGGTCAGATGGTACCTTTAGAAGAAGTAGTAAAAATAGTTAAATTTTTAGATGAGAAAGGTCTTTTATGGTCTAAAACCTTTGAAGAAATCAAAGAAAAAGCTTATTCTAAATGGTTTTCTTATCCTTTTAGGGCTATGGCTCATGCTAATTCAGCCTATCCTTTATCTGCAGCCGAGGCAAAATTTTTTGTTGAAGACATCCTAAAACTTGGTTCTTCTGAGTCTGCCAATCCCCCTAAAATTTTGATAGCCCCTCATATAGACATAAAAGCAGCTGCTAGATCTTATGCTGAAAGTTATAACAGGTTTAAATTACCTCCTGGGGCTAGAATAATAATTTTAGGGGTAGGACATCATTTAGACCTTCCTTTTTCTGTGCTTACTAAAGACATAGCTACTCCTTTTGGGTTGATAAAAAACGATAGGGGAGGCTTATTTTTTTTAACTAATTCTAAAAAGATAGAGGTTTTCCCTGACCACATAGCCCATCGGTTAGAACATTCTATAGAATTTCAAGCCCTGTTTTTGCATTATCTTTTAAAAGACCAGTTTATGGTTTTACCTGTTTTAGTAGGTCCTATGCCTACTCTTTTTGAAAATCCAGAACTTACAAATAGGTTTGTCGAGGGTTTAGCCCAGTTGATGGAAGATGAACATACCTATTTGGTTTTAGGTATAGATTTTTGTCATCTCGGATTAAGATATGGAGACCCCTTTGAGGTTTCTGAAGAACATGCCCAAATAGCCTTAGAAAACGATAAAGCCTTGTTACAACTTACTTTTGATGGAACCAAAGAGGAGTTTTTAGAAAAAGCTAAACAAACCTTACCTTTAAAAGTATGCGGTCTTTCTACTCTTTATCTTACTAAACTTATCATGGAAAAATTAGGGGCTAAAGGAAAATTAGACCTATACCATCAGGAGTTTGTTCCTTTTGGTCAGGGCTCGGCAGTTTCTGTATCCTCTGCAGGATATGTAGTTTAAATTAATTGGGCAAAGAGCTTTTTTATTTTTTGATGGTCTTTTATTCCAGGGGAGGCTTCTATTCCTGAAGAAAGGTCTATGGCATAAGGACATACGGTTAAAATAGCTTCTTTTACGTTTTCTGGGTTTAAGCCTCCTGCTAAAAAGACTTTATAACCTTGGTCGACAAGAATCTTAGCTAAACTCCAGTTAAAGGTTTGACCTGTTCCTCCAGGTATCCCCTTTACAAACGTATCGGTAAGAATGGCATAAGCTTTTTTCCAAGGTAAAACCTTTTCTGGTTCTATTTTATCTTTAACTCTAAAGGCCTTTATTACTCTTGTAAGCCCTATTTTTTGAGCAAATTCAACCGTTTCCTCTCCGTGAAGCTGAATTAAATCTATCCCAATGTCTAAGGCCTTTTTTACCTCTTCGTAATTAGGATTAACAAATACCCCTACTTTTTTAATCCCTACTCTTACACAACCCAAAAGTTGGTCTATATTTTCTCCTACATACCTTGGGGACCGAGGATAAAACACAAAACCTATATAATCTACCGGAAATTGATTTAAAAACAAAACATCCTCTTTACGGGTTAAACCACAGATTTTTATTTTGGGTTTCATCAAAGTCTTTATTTTAAAGGGGGCCTGTCAAAATAGATGTTCTTTCCTTTTACACTTAAGGGTATTCCCATGATTACGTTCCCTTTAATCAGGTTTAATCTTTTAGCTGCTACGCCTATGGTATACATGATCCGATTGTCTACACAAAGGTCTTTAGCCTTAGCCACAGCTGAACCTAAAGCAATTCCCATGTCTAAAAGTTTTATTCCGCAAACAGGCCCATCAAAATCAAGCTGACTTTTTTCTTGTTTCATCAATTCCTCGCATTTAAATCCGCAGATTCCACAGTCCATCCCTAAGGGTTTAGTAAAATTAAGGGCTATCAAGATAATCGCTTCCGAATTTCTTACATTGTCAGCATCTCTTTTAAAAAACTTAAAGGCTGCACCTTTTTCTTCAGCGATTTTTTCCATCTCTTGGGCCAGTTTTTCTTTTTCTGCGGGGTCGGTAATCAAACCAAAAACTAAGTCATCTACCCCCTTGGCTTTAGGAGCGGTGCGTGCTGCCACCAGTATTTGTTTAGCTAAAGCTTCTATTATTTCTAACTCTGGATTAAGCTTCATCTTCCCTCCTCCTGCAATTTTTATGTTAAGGTTTGTTTAACACATTTTGTTTTGTATAATAAAACAAAAGCTTATAAGTTAGAGAGGGACAGGGACTCCATTTTTGGTAGGCCTTTGAGCCTCTTAAGGAGTATGTCCCTCTGTCCCTCAACACCCGATAAGTTGGTTGGGCTACCAAAGCCCCAGCTACTCGGGAGGATGGTGTGAGGGACAAAAATCTTAAAAAGGAGGTAGCATCATGACCCATTACATCGGTGTTGACATTTCTAAAGATAACTTCCACTTCTGCATCCTTAACCATGAAGCTAAAACCCTCTCCTCCGGCAAACTCTCTATGTCTCTTCAAGGCTTCTCTGATTTCTTTAACCTTCTCAAAACCCTCTCTGACCCTATCGTTGTTATGGAATCCTCTGGTAGGTTCCACATCCCCCTTTACTGCTTCCTCGTTGAAAAAGATATCCAAACCTTCATCCTTAACCCTAAAATCGTCCACAGATTCTTTGAATTTATCTCCGCTAACAACCCCTCTAAATACGACACAAAAGATGCCAAAATCCTTGCACTCTTCGCTCTTAATAACCCTGAATTCCTTAAATCCTATCCTGAAAACTCTGAACTCCGTAGTGCTTCTCGTCTTATCCAAAAACTTAAACATGAACTTGCTGAAGCTAAAACTCAAATCAAATACGCCCTCACTGTTCTTTTCCCAGAAGCTGAAAAGCACTTTAATATTTACTCCCACTCCTTCCTTAACATACTCCTTAAATTCCCCTCTGCTAAAACCCTTAAAAAAGCTAAACCAAATGAAATTTCCGAAATTATTAAATCCTCTGTTCCTAAAGGTAAAACCCCTTCCTTTTCTCCCGATGAAGTCATAAACCTTGCTAAAAACTCTATCGGGGTTGACAATCCTTATCTCTCTCAAACTCTTATCATCTACATCGAAAAACTCTTTTTCCTTGAGCCAAGAATAAAAAAGCTTGAAGAGATGCTTGTAGAGAAAATGGATGAAGACCAGCAAGAACAAATTAAGCTCATTTCCTCTATAAAAGGTATTTCCTCTAAACTTGCAAGTCTCTTTTTGGCTGAAATCAGAGACGTAAAAAGATTTTCTAATGCCAAAAAGCTCATAAAGTTTGCGGGCACAGACCCAGTAACAAAACAATCTGGTAAGTATAAAGCTAAGATGAGCATATCTAAGCAAGGGTCGAGCTTTCTCAGAAATGTTCTTTTCCAGATGGCGGTAGGTGTAGTAAAATGGAATTTTTACTTCAGATCCTATTTTATACGTAAGAAGAAAAACTTTGGCAGTTATAAGAAAGCTATGATAGCAGTTGTAAACAAACTTATAAGAGTTATCTATGCAATTTGTAGAAAAAAAACTTTCTTTAATCCTGCTTTTTCTAAGTTCCCTGTTCTGGAGGTCTCTCATGTTTAATTCCTATTTTCTGATAGTTGACTCCTTGAGGATTAATTTTATCCAGATGTCTGAGTTTGTAGACTTTTTAAAACATAATATATAGCCGAAAAATCTTTATCTTTTAACCCTAAATTAATCCCAATTCTGTATAGTTCTTTTACCAAAGCTCCTTCTAAGGCTATTCCTGAAAAGGTTTTAAAAAGTTCTTCAGCGTAGTTTAAGTCTTTTATCAAGTTTTCCAAAGAAAAATGAGGGATGAAGTTTTCTTTTAGCAGGGCTTCTTTTTTAACCTTTAACACATAAGAATTTCCCGCCCCGTTTTCTAATATGTTTAAAAGTTCTTCTTTGTTAAACCCTATGTTTTCTCCTAAAACTATGGCAGAAGCTAAAGCCTCCATAATCAAGGCTAAAAGATAGTTGTTGATTAGTTTAGCTTTGGTAGCTTTACCAGGTGTTTGGAGATAAAAACACCGTTGGGATAAGATTTGTAAAAGAGGTTTAACCTTTTCAAAAACTTTTTCTTCTCCACTTATAAGAAGGGTAAGCTGTCCTTTTTCTGCTGGGATAACGCTTCCTAAAACAGGACACTCTAAATAAAAACCTCCTTTTTCTTTTAAAAAACGATGAAATTCTAAAACCTTAGAGAGGCAATTGGTAGAGGTATCTATGATAATTTTATCTTTTAGATATGGAGACATTTGGGTCAAAAGGTCTTCAACTGCTTGACTATCTTTAACACATAAGAAAATAGTCTCCTCTTTATCTATAAGCTCTTCCAAGGTTTCTACATAAGGTAACCCAGAAACTTTAGCTTTTTCTAAAGACCGGTTCCAAACCGTAACTTTTACCCCCTGAGAAGAAAGCCTTTTTACCATAGCTTGTCCTAAAAGTCCTAATCCTACAAACCCTACTTCCATGTTTAAACTCTCCAAGAGGTTATAAAATCAAAAAAATCCATGTTGTTTGAGAAACTCTATAGAAAGTTGAGAACTTTTTTCTGCCTTTTTTAGATAGGGAGAAAGCCATTTGTGCACCATTTTAGCTATCATATCTATCTCTATATTAATCAAATCTCCGGGCTTTAGGCGTTTTAAAGTAGTTACCTGATAAGTATGAGGGATAATCATAAGCTCAAAGGAATTTTCTATTACTTTGTTTATAGTAAGACTAATCCCGTCTACAGCAATAGACCCTTTTTCTATTAAATAAACCGCCAAAGTCTCAGGTATTTCTATCAAAAATCTGTAAAACTCTCCTAAAGGATTGACGGTTAAAACTTTACCTATGCCGTCTACATGGCCGGAAACAAGGTGTCCTCCTAACCTATCTCCTAAGCGGAGGGATCGTTCTAAATTAACCCAGTCTCCTTGTCTTTTGTATTTAAAGGTGGTTCGGTTTAAGGTCTCTGGAGAAACATGGGCTTTAAAGGTTTTATCTTTGACTTCGATAGCAGTTAAACATACCCCGTTTACCGCAATGCTATCGCCTATTTTAACATCGGTTATATCAAAAGGGGGTTGAATTTCGATAGTAAGCCCTCCCTTCTCAGGGAGAAGGGAGGTAATCTTACCTTCTCCTTCTATTAGTCCGGTAAACAAGTTTTAGGTTCCCTCTTCCCAAGAGGTAAGATATTTTTGTTGTTCTGGGGTAAGGGTATCTATTTTAATACCCATGGCTTCCAGTTTAAGTCTGGCAACCTCTTTGTCGATTTCCTCTGGCACAGAATAAACTGTTTTCTGAAGATTATGATGGTTCTTGACGATATATTCTACAGACAATGCCTGATTGGCAAAACTCATGTCCATTACCCCTGAAGGATGGCCTTCAGCAGAGGCTAAGTTTACCAACCTTCCTTGAGAAAGGACATAAATTCTTTTTCCATTGATTAAGGTGTATTCTTCTACCTCTTTTCTGACGGTTCTTATTTGGTTGGAGATTTCTTTTAATGAGTTAAGGTCTATTTCTACGTCAAAATGGCCTGAATTGCAGACGATGGCTCCGTCTTTCATTTTTAAGAAATGTTCCTTTCGTATTACCGATTTATTGCCTGTAACCGTACAGAAAAAATCTCCTATTTCAGCGGCTTCATCTAAAGGCATTACCAAATAGCCTTCCATCACAGCTTCTAAAGCTTTAAGTGGGTCTACTTCTGTCACCACTACCCTTGCCCCCATTCCTCTGGCTCTCATGGCAAGTCCTTTTCCGCACCAACCAAAACCACAAACCACAAAAACAGCTCCCGCAAGCAGTCGATTGGTAGCCCTCAAAATCCCGTCGAGGGTTGACTGTCCTGTGCCATAACGATTATCAAACAGGTGTTTTGTTAAGGCATCGTTTACTGCAATAATGGGGTATTTGAGAAGACCATCTTTAGCCATAGCTTTAAGTCTGATAACTCCGGTGGTGGTTTCTTCTGTACCTCCCCAAACTTTTTCAGCTTGGTCTTGTCTTTCTTTGTGAAGAGTGCTTACCAGGTCTGCACCATCGTCTATGGTAATTTGAGGGTTTTGGTTAAGCACTGCGTTTATGTGAGAGTAATAAGTATCTCTATCTTCGCCTCTGATAGCAAAGACAGGAATTTCAAAATATTTTACTAAGGCAGCAGCTACTTCATCTTTGGTAGAAAGAGGGTTAGAAGCACATAAAAACACCTCAGCTCCGCCTTCTTTTAAAGTCCTTACCAAATTAGCGGTTTCTGTGGTTACATGTAAGCATGCACCTATTCTGACCCCTTTTAAGGGTTTTTCTTTGGCAAACCTTTCTCTTATCTGCCTTAAAACAGGCATGTCCATTTCAGCCCATTCTATAAGCCTTAGTCCTTCGTCTGCTAAACTTAGGTCTTTCACATGATATTCCATCAGCAGTTATCCTCCTTAAATCAGTTATTTATCAAAACCAGCAAGTTCTTTAATCTTTTCTACCATATCTAATTTTTCCCAAGTAAACTCAGGCTCATTTCTACCGAAATGTCCATAACAAGCTGTTTTTCTAAAAATAGGCCTTCTTAGGTTAAGGTATTCTATCATGTGCTTAGGCCTAAAATTAAAAAGGGTATTGATGATGTCTAAAATTTTTTCTACAGGAATGTTTTCAGTTCCATAAGTGTTGACGTTTATCGCTAAAGGTTCTGGTACACCTATGGCGTAAGCTACCTGTACTTCAAGTTCCTTAGCTACTCCCGCTGCTACCAAATTTTTAGCTACATATCTTCCGTAATAAGAAGGTGTTCTGTCTACTTTTGTTGGGTCTTTTCCAGAAAAAGCACCTCCTCCATGATGCCCTCTTCCCCCGTAGGTGTCTACAATGATTTTTCTTCCTGTCATACCACAGTCAGCTAAAGGTCCTCCTATTACAAACCTTCCTGTTCCGTTTATGATGATTTTGGTATCTGGTCTTAAATGTTCGGGGACTATAACTTTTTTGATTACTTCTTCTGTAATGGCTTCTCTCAATTCTTTTAAAGTAACCGTAGGGTCATGCTGGGCTGCGATAACGATAGTGTGTACGTCTACCGGTTTTCTCGCTTCATACCGGACAGTTACCTGAGTTTTACCGTCTGGCCTTAAAAAGGGAAGAATGCCTTTTTTTCTTACTTCAGCAAGCCTCATGGCCAATCTATGGGCATACCAAATAGGCATAGGCATGAAATCAGGTGTTTCGTCACAAGCATACCCAAACATAAGTCCTTGGTCTCCGGCGCCTATCTCTCCGTCTCTGTCAACTCCCATAGCAATGTCTGGGCTTTGTCTATCTATACTAATAAGTACCGCACAGGTCTGGTAGTCAAAACCTAAGTCAGAATGGTTATATCCTATCTCTTTTACTACCCCACGGGCTATGGTAGGATAGTCAATCCGAGCTTCAGTAGTAATCTCCCCAGCAATAAGTATCATACCTGTGTTTACTAAGGTTTCGCAAGCTACCCTAGCATAGGGATCTTTTTCTAAGATAGCGTCTAAAATAGCGTCTGAAATTTGATCCGCTACCTTATCAGGATGGCCTTCGGTAACCGATTCAGAAGTAAACAAAAAGTTTTGTACAAGCATAGTATACCTCCTACATAAAGTGATTAACTTTGAAGAAAAATTTACTATATCTTTAAAATAAAGCAAGAATAAAGAAAAATTTTTTGATATTTTATTGAAAATTGCTGAAAAACTTCTAAAATAAAACTTCTAAAAAAACCTTAAAGGTTAAGCTATGTTTAAAAGTTAAGATGGGGTGAGAAGATGAAAGGTTCTGAAATAAGAGAGAAATTTTTACGATTTTTTAGGGAAAGAGGTCATGAGGTTGTCCCAAGCTCACCTTTAGTTCCTGTAGACGACCCAACCCTTCTTTTTACCAACGCAGGGATGGTTCAGTTTAAAAAGGTTTTTTTAGGAGAAGAGACTAGACCTTATAAGAGGGCTACTTCATGTCAGAAATGCATGAGGGCAGGAGGAAAACATAACGACCTGGAAAACGTAGGCTACACTGCAAGACACCATACCTTTTTTGAGATGCTGGGTAACTTTTCTTTTGGGGATTATTTTAAAAAGGAGGCCATAGCTTATGCTTGGGAATTTATTACTCAGGTTTTAGGGCTTCCTAAGGATAGAATATACGTTACTGTTTATAAAGAAGATGACGAGGCGGCAGATTTATGGAAGAGTATAACAGGATTTTCTGAAGATAGGATTATAAGACTTGGAGAAAAAGATAATTTTTGGATGATGGGAGATACCGGTCCTTGTGGGCCTTGCTCAGAAATCATCTTTGATCAAGGAGAGAGTTTTGGTTGTGGTTCCCCTCAATGTGGTCCTGGGTGTGATTGTGATCGTTTCCTGGAAATTTGGAATTTGGTTTTTATGCAGTATGAAAGAAACGAGAAGGGAGAATTAAAGCCCCTTCCCAAAGGTTGTATAGACACAGGTATGGGGCTTGAAAGAATAACCGCTGTCCTTCAAGGCTTATCTTCTAACTATGAGACTGACCTTTTTAAAGGAATTATGGATAAAATAGCCGAAATTACCGGGAGGGGTTTTAAAGACAGTAAGGACACTGAGGTAGCTTTTAGGGTTATAGCAGACCATATAAGAGCTGCTACCTTTCTCTTAGCTGAAGGAATAGTCCCTTCTAACGAAGGAAGAGGCTATGTTTTGAGAAGGGTCATCCGCAGGGCAGAGAGATTTGGTCGTCTTTTAGGTTTAAAAGAACCTTTTTTATATAAAATAGTTCCTGCAGTAGTATCAGAATATAATTCCGTCTATCCAGAGGTCTTACAAAACCAGGAGTTTGCAGAAAAGGTTATCAAGTTTGAAGAAGAAAAATTTTTAGAAACCCTGGAGGTGGGTCTTAACATCCTTGCAAGAGAAGTGGAGAAGCTTAAAGAAAAGGGAAGTAAGGTTATCCCTGGAGAACTTATTTTTAAACTATACGATACCTATGGTTTTCCTTATGATTTAGTAAGAGACTATGCTATAGGGATAGGTTTTAATTTAGATATTGAAGGGTTTGAGAAGTTAAGAGAAAAGGCAAGAGAGGAAAGCAGAAAAACCTGGAAAGGAACCCTTGAAAAACTGCCTGAAATTATAAAAGAAAAGGTAAAAGAGGGCTTGCAAACCCTTTTTATAGGGTATGATACCTTAGAAACTTCAGCCAAAATTTTAGTCTTAAAAGAAGACCAAGGGTTTTATTACCTAATTACTAACCTTACTCCTTTTTATCCAGAAGGCGGTGGTCAGGTTTATGACCAAGGATGGGTGATAGGTAAAGAGGGAAGGGCGCAGGTTTTAGAGGTCTATAAGGTAGGAGAACTTATCTACCATAAGATTAAGCCAGTTCAAGGAATGCTTAAAGAAAACGAAGAGGTTTGGTTAAAGGTAGATGCAGAAAGAAGAGCCCATATTGCCAGACATCATACAGCTACCCATCTCTTACATGCAGC is a genomic window containing:
- the ftsZ gene encoding cell division protein FtsZ, with amino-acid sequence MGISFELLDEEVKVQPNIKVVGVGGAGGNAIANMIRNKLVGVEFVVANTDYRVLELNPAPIKIQLGKKLTKGLGAGGKPEVGRQAAEESEKEIRDVLKDADMVFIAAGMGGGTGTGAAPVIANICKDLGILTVAVVTKPFTFEGRHRIKLAEQGLEELSKFVDTLITIPNDRLLTLGSPQERLSDMFKKADDVLYYAVRGISDLILSPGYINLDFADVKAVMSESGGMALMGMGEAVGDSRAEIATQMAVYSPLLDDLTLSGAKGVLLNISGHSETLTIQETQFITTMIAKELHPDAKVYWGVVFDESLGDALRVTVIATGLESSKKEEKNGKVVTIEEGLRRREGKEKFNKIEEYSLEEEEVLDIPTFLRRNAD
- a CDS encoding ParB N-terminal domain-containing protein, which codes for MKEIATFDDPVRKQPLTLAIFDLEEIHRPPFQRDISESLKKHLEMAIEKLGFLTPIVVVNKNGKYYVVDGQHRLEAMKDIGAREIVGIIVDESLYHHILEFNTEKPPNVKEKSKQAYRLYQDLLKEDENLIEEELFTYFKDPMFITFGFAIEEFDPKFPASFYESFVSKIDEFLRKPLKESAEERRKRAKALIELNQVVNQKYAEFGWDNALLKGEIVRKAVQKAFGVRVRTIEEEFYSAIKLVKQACESLTPQDFGEEE
- the amrB gene encoding AmmeMemoRadiSam system protein B, whose protein sequence is MELEYPLDYKPILRYVDVIPAEHEGQPVFFLRDPLGFIDELVVVPQYLAFLLALMNGQNDLRDLQSEATKQFGQMVPLEEVVKIVKFLDEKGLLWSKTFEEIKEKAYSKWFSYPFRAMAHANSAYPLSAAEAKFFVEDILKLGSSESANPPKILIAPHIDIKAAARSYAESYNRFKLPPGARIIILGVGHHLDLPFSVLTKDIATPFGLIKNDRGGLFFLTNSKKIEVFPDHIAHRLEHSIEFQALFLHYLLKDQFMVLPVLVGPMPTLFENPELTNRFVEGLAQLMEDEHTYLVLGIDFCHLGLRYGDPFEVSEEHAQIALENDKALLQLTFDGTKEEFLEKAKQTLPLKVCGLSTLYLTKLIMEKLGAKGKLDLYHQEFVPFGQGSAVSVSSAGYVV
- a CDS encoding phosphoribosylanthranilate isomerase, translating into MKPKIKICGLTRKEDVLFLNQFPVDYIGFVFYPRSPRYVGENIDQLLGCVRVGIKKVGVFVNPNYEEVKKALDIGIDLIQLHGEETVEFAQKIGLTRVIKAFRVKDKIEPEKVLPWKKAYAILTDTFVKGIPGGTGQTFNWSLAKILVDQGYKVFLAGGLNPENVKEAILTVCPYAIDLSSGIEASPGIKDHQKIKKLFAQLI
- a CDS encoding ferredoxin domain-containing protein, translating into MKLNPELEIIEALAKQILVAARTAPKAKGVDDLVFGLITDPAEKEKLAQEMEKIAEEKGAAFKFFKRDADNVRNSEAIILIALNFTKPLGMDCGICGFKCEELMKQEKSQLDFDGPVCGIKLLDMGIALGSAVAKAKDLCVDNRIMYTIGVAAKRLNLIKGNVIMGIPLSVKGKNIYFDRPPLK
- a CDS encoding IS110 family transposase, translated to MTHYIGVDISKDNFHFCILNHEAKTLSSGKLSMSLQGFSDFFNLLKTLSDPIVVMESSGRFHIPLYCFLVEKDIQTFILNPKIVHRFFEFISANNPSKYDTKDAKILALFALNNPEFLKSYPENSELRSASRLIQKLKHELAEAKTQIKYALTVLFPEAEKHFNIYSHSFLNILLKFPSAKTLKKAKPNEISEIIKSSVPKGKTPSFSPDEVINLAKNSIGVDNPYLSQTLIIYIEKLFFLEPRIKKLEEMLVEKMDEDQQEQIKLISSIKGISSKLASLFLAEIRDVKRFSNAKKLIKFAGTDPVTKQSGKYKAKMSISKQGSSFLRNVLFQMAVGVVKWNFYFRSYFIRKKKNFGSYKKAMIAVVNKLIRVIYAICRKKTFFNPAFSKFPVLEVSHV
- a CDS encoding NAD(P)-dependent oxidoreductase; the encoded protein is MEVGFVGLGLLGQAMVKRLSSQGVKVTVWNRSLEKAKVSGLPYVETLEELIDKEETIFLCVKDSQAVEDLLTQMSPYLKDKIIIDTSTNCLSKVLEFHRFLKEKGGFYLECPVLGSVIPAEKGQLTLLISGEEKVFEKVKPLLQILSQRCFYLQTPGKATKAKLINNYLLALIMEALASAIVLGENIGFNKEELLNILENGAGNSYVLKVKKEALLKENFIPHFSLENLIKDLNYAEELFKTFSGIALEGALVKELYRIGINLGLKDKDFSAIYYVLKSLQTQTSG
- a CDS encoding riboflavin synthase, coding for MFTGLIEGEGKITSLLPEKGGLTIEIQPPFDITDVKIGDSIAVNGVCLTAIEVKDKTFKAHVSPETLNRTTFKYKRQGDWVNLERSLRLGDRLGGHLVSGHVDGIGKVLTVNPLGEFYRFLIEIPETLAVYLIEKGSIAVDGISLTINKVIENSFELMIIPHTYQVTTLKRLKPGDLINIEIDMIAKMVHKWLSPYLKKAEKSSQLSIEFLKQHGFF
- the ahcY gene encoding adenosylhomocysteinase: MEYHVKDLSLADEGLRLIEWAEMDMPVLRQIRERFAKEKPLKGVRIGACLHVTTETANLVRTLKEGGAEVFLCASNPLSTKDEVAAALVKYFEIPVFAIRGEDRDTYYSHINAVLNQNPQITIDDGADLVSTLHKERQDQAEKVWGGTEETTTGVIRLKAMAKDGLLKYPIIAVNDALTKHLFDNRYGTGQSTLDGILRATNRLLAGAVFVVCGFGWCGKGLAMRARGMGARVVVTEVDPLKALEAVMEGYLVMPLDEAAEIGDFFCTVTGNKSVIRKEHFLKMKDGAIVCNSGHFDVEIDLNSLKEISNQIRTVRKEVEEYTLINGKRIYVLSQGRLVNLASAEGHPSGVMDMSFANQALSVEYIVKNHHNLQKTVYSVPEEIDKEVARLKLEAMGIKIDTLTPEQQKYLTSWEEGT
- the metK gene encoding methionine adenosyltransferase — protein: MLVQNFLFTSESVTEGHPDKVADQISDAILDAILEKDPYARVACETLVNTGMILIAGEITTEARIDYPTIARGVVKEIGYNHSDLGFDYQTCAVLISIDRQSPDIAMGVDRDGEIGAGDQGLMFGYACDETPDFMPMPIWYAHRLAMRLAEVRKKGILPFLRPDGKTQVTVRYEARKPVDVHTIVIAAQHDPTVTLKELREAITEEVIKKVIVPEHLRPDTKIIINGTGRFVIGGPLADCGMTGRKIIVDTYGGRGHHGGGAFSGKDPTKVDRTPSYYGRYVAKNLVAAGVAKELEVQVAYAIGVPEPLAINVNTYGTENIPVEKILDIINTLFNFRPKHMIEYLNLRRPIFRKTACYGHFGRNEPEFTWEKLDMVEKIKELAGFDK